TAACTTtacagttgcagttgcaaacGCTTTCGTTGGGGAGTATGATGGGGGCATGAAGCTTTTTGTGGCAGTGGCACGTTAGTGGGGAGTTCGATAAACTGTGCCACCATTGGTGCCCCCTCGGGTTGCGTTAGCGAGCTTTGCGCAAGTACCCAAACAAAGTGGAACAGCTGATGGCTTCGGCCGAACAGCCATGTAGTAACTGCTGGGTGGTTGGGGTGTGAGGGTGGGCGAGACTCTGCATAGATAAGTGTATGCGCGTCCATTAAATCTCTCGGCGCTGCAAGCCAAAGCAGATTGGGCCGTCACGAAGGTCAGTTCACGCGGGAGTGCGCGCCAAGCAACTTCGTCGGCCGCCAAAAGAGGACCAGGATAGGCGCAGTACAGGACAGGCCAGGCATGGTGGGGAGGTTGGGCATAAGGATAGATAGGTCGTCACCCGGATACAGACACAAAACTTTTCAGAGTGCCCCAGTCCCAGCATCCATTAGGCGTGAAAAACAtttgttttgtaaatatttctcgCCACATACAGATGAGATGTGGCATTTGGATTTAGATTTGGACCTGGATTTTTCAGTGTAATAATTATAAAGTTGCATAATTCCCAACACGCATCACAATACACACACAAACGCACAGACCGACACATGAATCCATGGAAATGGGTTCCGCCGCATCGAATTTGGGCGTTGCAGTTGCATATTAATGCATTGCTGCCGTTTCGCTGGGCACTGACTTGTGGCCGCCACCATGGAAACGTGTCGCACCTGTGCGATTTCCATGTTTGTATGCGATTCCGAAAATGGCAGCAACAATTTCTTGGATCTCTACCATCCCAATTGCTGGCCCAGCGAGATGGCCCAGATACGACTGCAGTTTGTTAACTGGAATCTTGAGGTGAGTGTCTAAAAAAAGTGGAGTAACAAAAGGAGTGGGGTAACCACAAGAGTGGGCTAAAAATTGCAGGTTTTCAAAGTGAAAGTTGCAAATTATGGCAGGGTTTTGCTAAAGGAAAGAGaaataatgataataataaaaaataatagtaataataaataagtttcgAAATTAGATAAtcttatttttgaaacaaaagctattgaaaaatgttggtttttgaaaaatattatttttggaaagTTTCAGTTAGATtctcgttaattttaattggaaagattaataaataataaataaaaataaaaaataatagtaataataaacAAGTTTCGAAATTAGAtaatcttatttttttaacaaaagcTCTTGAAAAATGTTGGtcttatatattatttttagaaagtttCAGTCAGATTAACggtatttttaattgaaaagatTAAAtctttcaataaatttttttaattttgattttaaatttaaatcttttgtattttaatttataaactaatataaaaagccttttaattttataaaacattCCCAGATCTCCCCAAATGACGGCTTACCCCAAAAGATCTGCAGCGATTGTTTCGCTAAATTTTGCTCCATAAACGCCTTTCGAGGGGTCTGCCAGGAGGCGCAGCTGAAGTTGTCCAATATATACGACAAAATCGATGCCAACAGCCTGGAGGAGGATGATCAGGGAGATGCTTCCTCAGACCAAGTGCAAGATGTGGAGGGAATAGGACCAGACATAACAACAACGACGGTTTCAGCCGAAACTCCACCAAACACTGCCATTGAACCCATAGAGATTTTTgtggacgaggaggaggaggagctgcagcCAGACCTCGAGGAAGCCACTAGCCCGCAGCTGACCATTAGTTACACCTGCAAGTTTTGTCTGCGGCCGCAGGAAAGCTACCAGCTGCAGCAGTTGCTCCTGGAGCACATCAACACTAGCCACGACTCGGAGCAGCCGTACAATTGTCCAGAATGCGATGCCTGTTTCCAGGATGCGGCATCCCGTACCGTGCACCTCAAGAGCTGTCACGTGGAGAAGCAGCACACCTGTGAGGTGTGTGGCAAGAAGTACGGCGATCGGCACAACCTCCGTCACCACGTTGAAAAATATCACACGGACACGGACTTTGAATGTGGCCTCTGCGAGAAGCGCTTCTTCACCCGGAAAAGCCTCAACTACCATATGAAGTGGCACAACCCGGAACGCCAGCTCAAATGTCGTCAGAGTGGGTGCGAGAGGCTGTTCATCAATCAGCGCCATCTGAAATGCCACGAAGCCACTCACCTGGGAGCTAGCTCCCGGAAGAGTGAGCATTGCAGCTTTTGTGGAAAGAGTAAGTAGATTTTAAAACCAACTAGCCCCCAGtataaata
The Drosophila bipectinata strain 14024-0381.07 chromosome 3R, DbipHiC1v2, whole genome shotgun sequence DNA segment above includes these coding regions:
- the LOC108129305 gene encoding zinc finger protein 883: METCRTCAISMFVCDSENGSNNFLDLYHPNCWPSEMAQIRLQFVNWNLEISPNDGLPQKICSDCFAKFCSINAFRGVCQEAQLKLSNIYDKIDANSLEEDDQGDASSDQVQDVEGIGPDITTTTVSAETPPNTAIEPIEIFVDEEEEELQPDLEEATSPQLTISYTCKFCLRPQESYQLQQLLLEHINTSHDSEQPYNCPECDACFQDAASRTVHLKSCHVEKQHTCEVCGKKYGDRHNLRHHVEKYHTDTDFECGLCEKRFFTRKSLNYHMKWHNPERQLKCRQSGCERLFINQRHLKCHEATHLGASSRKSEHCSFCGKTFIHLKTLRWHIYRQHGGEKPYKCANCTEVFASYAEKRIHMLEKHRENLTAIERSECMMCRQHFATEQDLASHMSAEHLHRPGMPVIANNKRVLQQKRERQYSGLFQCGSCTQRFNMKSALERHSAVHSEKDRPHACPQCSKRFKRVQDMKWHIKTHEKEKPNVCDVCGKSFALKYVLNQHRRSHEVLEKNFKCSICGRAYLFEKSLRLHQRVHTGKTYYKCDLCQERFVTHIKLKTHMQKTHASQPPSEDTLDDLINIVIS